The genomic window TACACAGTCCTACgaggtacagtttctaaaacggctatgggtgtttcctgaaggtttttttatgctgaaaacgaatatgaccttgaaaatgatccagcacgtcaggatttttggcaatttgcggttaaatagtcaaaaatgcagattttggccatttttttaatttttttttttttagcaaggtaaagtttttttttacttttccacaacggcatcgcaaagtactactctttagctttaaggtccttttttaaaaatatgtttacgattaatataaaaaaagttattctattttgaataggagacttttagatatgcaaattcaacctttctaattctctaacgcccctgtgaagggcacctaaccgaggtggagttcgggtgcagccgtttgtggcagatgcagcagtaaaatacctGTAGTCCAGtgttgggttcgacgccagccctgAAGAGAAGTATCAGTCcttaagttcgtgcgtattttacccataatttcacttctgtacgatttttgcatacatgattggcggaatataacggaactatttatattttctttgatatattgtgcatacagcaagtgattttaatcgcggatagaagcacgtgttgttaaaaactaaaatggaaTATTCGAACGCGTattagaggcatattttgtattttttttataaaagtggtaaaaatgcaacaactgctgctgcagaaataaacactgttcacggagaagataccgtgagtgtaaggactgagcaaaagtggttttcaaaattttgaagtggtaactgcgacgtggaggatgccccgcgcgctgatCGTTCTGAGgcctttaactccgacgccttgctcgaacccgtggaagctgagctaaatttgacagtcgatatgatagctcagacgttaaattcatcgcatggaacaattcacaggcacctggttcagttgggaaaggtttcaaagctgagaAGACGGGTTTCGCATAGACTTtctgtcgccaaccttcagcagagagtgaatgtgtgttctcagctgctgcaacggcttaaaaattaaagtttttttaaccgtaTCGTTGCTGGTGATggaaaatgggtcctttacaataatcctgctcgcaaacgccaatggttagataaagatgaaacaccagaaccgacccctagagatgaccttcaccccaagaagattctcctgtctatttggtgggatatggccggtattgtttattatgaacttctgcaaCCAAACCaggcgataactgctgattattattcccatcagctatcaaacctgaatgaggcacttaacaaaaatcgacgatctttagtgaatagacgcaaagctttgtttcaccacgacaacgcaagacctcataccgcaaggcaaacattaggcaagctgaacgagctcggatggaagCTAGTGCCGTATTCACCTTActctccagatattgcaccttgtgattatcaccatttccgtggacttcaatcccatatgagtaacaaaactattcctcaaaagaagctgtaaaaagggatatcgaagcgtattttgactccaaggacaaacaattttttgagcagtgaattaaaaattgtcctaaacgttgggaagacattgtaaataatgtagGAAAATATGTTATTGATTAATACacactttaaacatcttttttatttaattttaaaaccacctttaaaaaacgcacgaacttatggacagaCCTGATATTTGGAGGAAGCCTGCTGCAAGGGATTGCCCCTGTGACGAAAGATTGGgggtgggatacggtacactagacagggctagctTACTGggacggcagcccttggtcgggaacaACCCGAGtctttccggtaacgtagaaccggctgtcatgggaatgaTGCAAACCTTTTcctttctgccgttcaagaagcagcTCACACGataccaaacgtctctcgatatccttctccttcaattgatgtagcACCCACATTACCCTGTTACCTgatttctggaccattcccatcgcgtgcaacgtcttcatccaatagttgttgtagttgagtatcttcaatttttttcggtgccccttcgcgatctttatcactcacgtcgaaattgccactttggaagcgtcgaaaccactctttacaagttgtgaTGAATGTCAActacctcacatatacaccttcaaacccctgtatattactagagcgaacacaaaaatagtatcagcagcgacagtTCTTTTACGAGGGCAGAAACTTATCCCCATACCCAATACTAGAATTCTTCAGAACTGTGTCTTTATTTTTGACAAATAACATTAAGTTAATAAACTGTTGTACCTAAATCTCTGATAATTTTCTTGCATCAAATAAGCAGACACCCAACTGCATGTTACAAAAAGATTaagtttcaatttttgaatattaacatTGAAATTTGGTTTTGTTAGTTGAATGAACAAACAGTGATTATTTCTAAGGCTATGGAGCGAGCTATGAACTTGGAAGACAGATAAGATTGTAAACAGAAACTAATgagatataaattattttatcagACAATTATTGTAGGCCTAGCAAATTTCATCTGTCGATATAATGGGAAGGATCGTTTGACCAATTAATCTTATTCAAAGCGAATTCGTTAAAAACTTTTTGtgctttttcgatttttttggaaTGGATTTCGAAGAATAGATTCTAAATTAACGGGCAAAATTCGAGATGATTTCTCACCAAGGCAATATAAAGCGACCATTTCGAATGCTTTGGAGACAATAAAATCAATATGATTGGAAAATGATATGCAGTCTGTCTAATGGAAGCGGGACCGGCAAAATTCAACTTTACAGTTCCGTTATAAAATAGCACCTCTCCAAATCAAAGATCAGAAGatcgttgttttatttgtgacaaaaccgaacttatcgttgcgtgaagctgaagcagttttaaggaaaagtaaTGTTAATGGATCCAGATACACGATTGGAGGACGTTTACTTGCAGAAGATCTCAGATTCCGGAGCACTTTGAAAAAACCGTTGCTCTGTCGTCCGCAATTGGACAACGTAATATTAGGTTAGAATGCCTGTCGGGGTTAGAGCTCCAGagcttagattcgcaaaagaacGTAGGCTTAATAAATTAtaccatctggtaccactaaggaccaatacgTCTATGAGTTGGCTTTCCGCCACCAAGGTcaccctaacctaacctatgtaaGGCAGAGACGTAATAAAACTGTGGACCAAGGAGTAAAGATTCTTCTATATCCAATATGTAAAACCTTTTcagtgtttaataaaaatacaaacctGGCAATTCAGCCCACGCCTTCAAATCGGCACTGCGCACATATGTCGCATCAGCGGCCTCAGCACACAAAGTTTGCAGATGGCGCGTTATTGGTAAAGAGCGATTTAGATGAACCCACGATGTCATCGTAAACGACTCCCGCCCCTTATCCTCCTCCGGTGTACGTATCGTGCTGGGATTCTTCTGACGTAATTTGGCCATTGCGTCGGAAGAGATAAAATCGCCTTTATTGAATTTCGTCACAAAGCACATGACTTGATATTGACTTTGGCCACGTTCCTCTTCACCCAGCACGAGAGCTTTGACGATTTTGACTTCCTGcaaaagaaaagataaaaaaataaggtggGTTTTAATCATAGGAAGTTAAGTaaacaaagataaaaaataatattcaaatacgcttagatatttttttttttcaatacttacaTTTCGAAAATCAATGACTTGTGTGATAAGTGTACCATCCGTTTTTTGAAATTCTAAAGTAATTATGTCCTCGCTGACATTGGAGGTGATGCTTTCTTGAATGACCTCGCCACCCTTTTGAGAGGGAaacatgaaaatgaaataaaaaaatttattaaaaattaattaaattaaaaatgacaGAAACATTTTGGTAATGAACAACTAAGGCACAATTACGAATACTTAGAAACATTGTGACaataaaacttaatgaaaaaaCGAGCATATGCTTATGCTAGGTATATGAAATAATCAGCGCAATTAGCTTGTGGTTGTGATCGTAAGCTTAAAACcagaacaaataataaatacaggtatcccttgtataacgcggtcttatacaacgcggtttcgatataacgcgatttggaaaaattaggtttcagtacaacgcgaaatttagacttatataacgcgaaggggaaaatacataattataaaatctggtaacactaatttgcgtaccacatatttataatatgtaatgtatttttaatgtaaaccgggaattacccttttttgccttcacaACATGTGTGAGTATACCATCCGTCTCAAATCTCGCACAAGATGACGTCACTTCGGTAGAAGATATCTGTGAATCAATTTCCAGTTTCACTCTACAGCGCATACGAGAGGGTTTAAGTTTGGTTGAGAAAATGGAATCTTTCTTTACAACTAATGATCCTTCGCTGGAGAGATCCAGCAAAATAATAAGGGAAagagatattaatctagcaccttattacgaaattgaaaaggagcttaagaAAACCTGataaaactgataacagattttgcaattataaaaccagtagaagaaccacaaggtcccacaactagtttcttatccaatagcgaaaattatgttgaagaaatatcttctgatgaagctattgctcccccaaaacgcccacgtgcaaagatctttgaagacagtgaaacagattaattaccatatgaatttaataaacctttaatttgttttagtttgtttttaaattttttaatgtgcacataattatttaaattttgttttttgaattttgaaatatgtatgtacacatgtattattattcatattttgtgtttttaattgtataagaaagtctgaactttagtattgagttgaaatatatgtgcatctgttattttgtatatattttatttaaaaaaaaacctattggaacataacccccaaatttatatgaaaactatgttttagataacgcggaattacataacgcgcaattcttctggaacgtaactatcgcgttatacgagggatacctgtatagtCAAAGGTTATATTCGTCGAGGTTATCATTCAAATAAGTATCAGggcagtccataagttcgtgcgtattttacccataatttcacttctgtacgatttttgcatacaaaaaattattcgcggaatataacggaactatttatattttctttgatatattgtgcactcAGCAAGTGAtattaatcgcggatagaagcacgtgttgttaaaaaataaaatggaatcttcgaacgcgtttaagagacatattttgtatttttttataaaagtggtaaaaatgcaacaactactgctgcagaaataaacactgttcacgaagaggataccgtgagtgtaaggactgcgcaaaagtggttttcaaaattccgagtcgtaactgcgacgtggaggatgccccgcgcgctggtcgtcctgaagtcttcaactccgacgccttgctcgaactcgtggaagctgagctaAATTTGACAgtacagtcgatatgatagctgaGAAggtaaattcatcgcatggaacagtttacaggcacctggttcagttggcaAATGTTTCAAAGcttgggaaaatgggttccgcatagactttccgtcgctaaccttcagcagagagtgaatgtgcgttcagagctgctgcaacggcttgaaaattaaagttttttgaaccgtatcgttcctggtactgcattcgacagtacgaaaaggagtttcctgtatgccgcgatgtctgaatttggtatccccgcaaaactaatacggctatgcaagatggcgttgctcaataccagcagcgccgtcagaattgagaAGGGCCTCTCGGAgctatttgataccaaacgaggtttcagacagggtgactcgctgtcgtgtgacgtatttaacctgatgttggagaacatcgtacgagccgcagaacttaatcgctcaggcacaatattttataagagcgtacaattgttggcgtatgccgatgatatcgatatcatcggccttaacaaccgcgatgttagttctgccttctccaaactggataaagaggcaaagcgaatgggtttggtggtgaacgaggacaaaacgaagtacctcctgtcttcaaacaaacagtcggcgcactcgcgtatcggcactcacgtcactgtagacagttatgatttcgaggttgtaaaagacttcgtttatttaggaaccagcattaacaccgataacaatgtcagccttgaaatccaacgtagaatctctcttgccaacaagtgctactttggactaagtaggcaactgagcagtaaaatcctctctcgacgaacaaagctaacactctaacacaaggctctcatcatgttcgtcctaacgtatggcgcagaagcgtggacgatgacaacatccgctgaagcgacgcttggagtgtttgagaaaaagattctgcgccagatttttggacctttgaatgttggcaacggcgaatatcgacgAGCTTTatgacggcatagacatagcgcagcgaataaagatccaaacGCTCcggatctgaaagtattcgatgtagtatcagctggtggtagcagaggaagaggaaggcctcctctgcgttgggaagattaggtggagaaggacttggcttggcgctttgttaaactcggtcaaaatcgggtaagcggttatcgcgcccatCAGAAGAAGAATTGCTGCAAAATATTATACACCTAACCTCATGATATTCTTGCAATGAAGTGTAGCAAATTAAAGCAACCTTATGCCAACTGTGCCAACTGTCGTTTTACTGTTCTTTGGTGAAAATTTGTTGGGAGAGGTAAGTTGTGTGCATTTCcttatatttaaaaagctttatttataatttttaaatgtcaaTGAGGGAAGAGGAGTCCCACCAGCCAAAAAGAATAGGCAAAAGCCAAATAAGAAGTGGAGCGAGAGTGATGTGTTCTTCATAATTTATTACCTACATGGAGTGGTggattgcatatacatatgttgaGTTAGGATTGACCCCGTAAGGACAAACTGACAACGAATTTTGATTCAGCAGCCTCAAAAAcatataattatttgtttaatatttccgGTGAATATTCTGTGTTTGACCTTGAACTGACCTTCAATTTGACTCCACAAGGAAAAATGGATAACGAATTCGGACTCAGCAACCCCAAAAACGTGTATAtaagtatttgaaaatttcccgGTGAATATTCTAGGTTTgcccttgaaaaaaattagtttttagtaattttgagTAGTTAGGGGATGATTTCACCTCTTAAGGGGTTACGCCACTCTAGCTACTGtaaaaaaagcagttttttaaggattttttttacattgaaagaaaggggctaggaaaaaactttttaagtatattattaaggcagtagtctgctttacaggcttcaaaaaatcgatttttttgttttgttttaaatctcttccaaaactatccaagaatatgtctttaaaattcCAGAGGCCAATTCGACATATTTTCGAAGCTAGAGCAGTTTTGGTGGCCGAGCGTCGAGCAGGTGCGAATGCTCAGGCAGACTttaaagcgcgttttctcgagtTTTCATTTTCACAAGTGTTAGAAAACGGTGCCGGCGATAGCAAAAAGAATATATGTCCGatcgaaaaaaaccaaagtgatctagcttcagtattaaattatcttctatttgaactaaaaaagttggacaaaagtattatttaaaCTACTTGTTTTGCAActtaaagtcaattttttttcttaaaaaagtgaatttttttttcaaacttcaaaaaaatttggaattttataacttcttcggtatttttttagttcataaagaaaagaaacttataaaaattaaaaaaaaatttggttcgaCTGTTTCAGATGCATCGCACGACCTCCATCACCGGCACCGATTTACAAGTGCAGACTCCAGGCGCTCCAGAAaaatacttacaactttaaaaaatttcaatattttttaaaaataaatattgttttttaaaccttAAATATAGTACACTATCGTCTTAAAATTCCGTTTACCGCAATCATTTCcttccctttcaaaaaaaattgctaaaaaaacgctttttttcggcttctaaagcagactactgccttaagcatgtatttaagtgtaattacaaatatttttattgaaaaatattacaaaatggcgcctTTGGAGTGAATCTCTGAACGCGCCCTGCGAAAAAGGCACTTCACGGCACGCAGTACAACTGACGTAAATGTCCacctaaaccaaattaaaaaaattcttctcaatcgacgtgagtatagctgtagaaatacgtacgggattttagaaatattgaaatttgtgtattttgcagatgtttgaagtcaaaagtagaatttttcatctaaaatggaaccgttaattgtttataaaaatttttctaattaattaataaaaaaatccgtacgtatttcagtgcggaataatgttctaaagatccttgtacaattacaagtgaaaatattaaaaattgtttgtgttatgctgcgtgcagttttgaaaaatcacgttttgagataaacacggtttaaatttgaaatagtcGTGTCAGAGACGTCAGAGGCGCTCGCGCAAAAGTGCGAAATATtagagataaacatttttttcacgcataggactttttgttttatattctaaagagtttaaagcatcttttaagcaaaaaaaaaaaaatttcgatattttgaaaatcctagagtggcctaaccccttaaggagGTTTGGAAATTTGCGTACTTAACGAGTGGTATTAGCGTTGATTAGAACtatgtacaataaaaaatgccaaACCGAATTTGAATACCaagcattttttgcttttaaagtttttctgaattttttataaaagtacgcCTATTCAAGGGtgtgttttaatataataaaaaaatgtaatacaggCTCAAGCCATCTCTTCCAAAACCATTAacgacgatttaaaaaaaaaaaaaaaaaaaaaaaatcatccaaATTGGATCCTGTAGCCATTTTTGAGCAAAATGTGTCAAAACATGCTCACTGTGCGCCGAAGACATTAggagatgttgttgttgttgtagcagcataaacattccccatacttacatacggagaatgctgctggagtggcaatccttggccggatataaatccgggtcgtttcggtaacgtagaaccgactgccgtggaaacgTCTCACATATCGGCTCACATAAGCTTTTTGTTTCATCGGGTGCGCAGATAATAGTAtcttaactttaaattaaatacaatttcctCGATggaacacaatttttaaaacacaCTAAACACTAAATCATTCAATATTCGTATTCGCAGTTAAAATAATGcaacacacattttttgttgcttttctttCTTACTTGTATATAtcgtaaaatttaaatactctTTCCCGTCAAAAAAATCTCCTTAATTTCGCCCTATGTAGATTTAATTATTTCGcgtatatgaaattaaaattaaaactgaagTGGGCCACTgagattaaatttaaataaacactaCATCCTTTTCCTACAACCGCAGCGTTAAAGGTCAAATAGCAAGTACTTATGTAATTGGCGAGAAAAGTTAAACTACCTAAAACACAAAGAAGCACCAAAACACAAAGATTACACAAAACAAAAGCAGTGTCCATGAaccaaatctaaaaaaattccaacaaatGGAAGGTAAATCAAAAGCGAAACGAAAGAAGGTATTTAAGTCTTAATTCAAGCCAACAGAGCAAGCAAACAAAGGGTGAGCAAAATTTACTAgcatttatatacttatatagggtttttcagtaagagcacttcaacttttgaacttttttgaataaaacacaaacggtttgacttttttaactaattttttttttattatcgagtttgaacatatacatttaagtatgaaattcgatgtcttttgcatgaccaccgcgtgcacgttttacgaagtccaatcgttgaacccaattttcgaccactcttttgcataaattggccgaaattccagcaattttgcgttcaatattggctctgagctcacaaatcgtcgccggcttgttattgtagaccaatgacttcacataaccccaaaacgggacggcttgttaaatggaccgtaaaatggccgtaatgctcttaaagtagcagcaacagaacgattattttcatacaaaatttgcacgatttgcaatcgttgctcaagtgtgtagcgttccatgatgaaatgtatactaatgaagtttacaaatgacaagcgaaaaataaaaaatattgcgtcgttcgctctccctatcggaaaaaagttgaagtgcacctattaaaaaaccctatatttacaCCTACAGCCAAAATAATATACACTAAGGAAAATATACTGATACCGCAatcttattcaaccgattttacAAAAGGAAAGgcgtttttattcttattttgtatttgttcagGTTTAATCTTCCATTGAACATCTTTTTTAAAATCTTCGGTTGAGCACCCAGGTCTGGCCTTTTTTTGTCCTGTtggaggatcctttttaaaaggttataactcgaaaaaattaaattttaggaagctacttgGAAACTCAAGACGTTAGCTATAAGCCAGAAAAGGTTGACTAGAGTCATCATGAACTTTGCCTAAATACTTAGAGGAGAGAGATGAACTTACTTTTGAACACATGCAACCAGCGGTGAGCTAGAGACATTTCTAACTCTTATAACCCGATAGAATTTAAGTTTGGCAACTATTGAGATTATTTTCTTGGAACCAtcattttttctgctttgatGATGTTTTTCGGATCATCGTGTTGAAACAACCATCGAAGCGGCAATTTCCATTGATTAAATTTCACCACAAGTCATAAACTTTCTTCCACAAACagagttaaagtttttatttacaccttctttttgtaagtatttagataaaattattgtaattgcttaatttaatttattctatgaTATTagataatgttgttgttgttattgttgtagcagcataaacattccccatacttacatacggggaatgctgctggagtgacagtccttgggcggatataaatccgggtcgtttcggtaacgtagaaccgactgtcgtggatataatgtaatataataatataacatggtttgattttattcacataaagaaagtttttaattaaaaaaaaaaaaaaaactcggaaAACAATCTCGAACTTTAGCAAActatataaactaaaaataaagtagtaagatcacaagaaaatagaaaattcataaaacttaGTTAGTGAATTACTAGTtagtttcatggcagaaatacactcggtggtttgccattacctgctgaggggcgatcgctattagaaaaatgttgttattaattttggtttcaccgagattcgaaccaacgttctctctgtgaattccgaatggtaatcacgcaccaacccattcggctacggcggccgccatttctATAAGGAGTGATTTTCTTTTCGAGAGATAATAGCTATGTGGTCGAGAACTCGGTCTCTAAAAGAAAGTGaggtgaacaattttttatcggatttgaatgatggaaaaagGATTTTGATGGTGATGATAGCGGCCTAGACTTATCAATAtatggtgtacactttcttttgacgttggctgtatatgcaaaaaaaactagGCGAACTACATAATGCGGTAAATTTCACCGCATCACTTTTTTAGATCTGCATAAATTCGGTACGCTCCAACTAGTGAGGACTTACTGCATGAATTTGAAGAGTATAATCGGCGTTCCTAAAATGCAGCTAACGCTATATTTTTCGAGATGTTAGAAGGTTAATTTTAGCTTTACTAACTTTTCTCTCTTCTCTCCATGCACTCATATTGTTTGTCAAACTGACAGAAATATAGATTGCATGTACAATccaagttttgttgtttttgttatacttTAATAGTTGCATtttaaacatcaaaaataagaTCATCTCCGTATAAACCCATCAACTTAAATTTGCGTAATAATATTTAGAATGTGTAATGATTAATTGGTtctgtatttttattactaactTTAAATACATCCTGGCAATGATTtcaggcaaagcgaatgggtttggtggtgaacgaggacaaaacgaagtacctcctgtcttcaaacaaacagtcggcgcactcgcgtatcggcacccacgtcactgttgacagttataattttgaggttgtaaaagacttcgtgtatttaggaaccagcattaacacctataacaatgtcagccttgaaatccaacgtagaatctctcttgccaacaagtgctactttggactaagtaggcaattgagcagtaaagtcctctctcgacgaacaaaactaactctctacaagactctcatcatgcccgtcctaacgtatggcgcagaagcttggacgatgacaacatccgatgaagcgacgcttggagtgttcgagagaaagattctgcgtaagatttttggacctttgcacgttggcaatggcgaatatcgtagacgatggaacgatgagctgtatgagctttacgacgacatagacatagcgcagcgaataaagatccagcggcttcgttggctgggtcatgtcgtccgaatggatacaaacgttccggctttgaaagtattcgatgcggtaccagctggtggtagcagaggaagaggaaggcctcctctgcgttggaaagatcaggtggagaaggacttggcttcacttggtgtgtccaattggcgccggttagcacgagagagaaacgactggcgcgctttgttaatctcggccaaaatcgcgtaagcggttatcgcgccaattaagaagaagaagaatgatttcattaaattttgcacTAAAGGACGCTCCAAATCTTCTCAAGCTTACATAGTGACCAATTTGAGCTTTAGTAGAGTCTTACACTGGTATCCTTGCGCttttt from Anastrepha ludens isolate Willacy chromosome 5, idAnaLude1.1, whole genome shotgun sequence includes these protein-coding regions:
- the LOC128863669 gene encoding out at first protein, with the translated sequence MCLSITNRSINPLSIVPCMRNGVKFNLILILFLNLLLNSRSQLLINVQNQGGEVIQESITSNVSEDIITLEFQKTDGTLITQVIDFRNEVKIVKALVLGEEERGQSQYQVMCFVTKFNKGDFISSDAMAKLRQKNPSTIRTPEEDKGRESFTMTSWVHLNRSLPITRHLQTLCAEAADATYVRSADLKAWAELPGSSISSLEAATEKFPDTLFSRCNEVSGLWAPCLCTLETCIGWYPCGLKYCKAKNGGDSSAAQPNYRCGIKTCRKCSQFTYYVRQKQQCLWDE